Proteins encoded together in one Microplitis mediator isolate UGA2020A chromosome 7, iyMicMedi2.1, whole genome shotgun sequence window:
- the LOC130671284 gene encoding uncharacterized protein LOC130671284, giving the protein MKAFMCVMLLVINQVISLPTDNHNDNFVTARNLNDQLKNYLENDLREMMRNKEPILDPYKSDEQIVEYDDEKLSFNGKFNDFIVEQLSYYVVKRSNVNIFLKKVDIEFHFPTIISDGLYDIQARYQNIPLKGNGHFNVTVKDFTLSVEARIKILGTIQLKSLKLKIGVGSIEFASTNQQFDNEKESKEWNEKISKLLETIIVDDSITGDLAAGIMAGVNEWLQNDLLKISQHE; this is encoded by the exons ATGAAGGCTTTTATGTGTGTAATGTTGTTAGTCATCAACCAAGTTATTAGTTTACCAACTGATAACCACAAtg ataattttgtaactgcaagaaatttaaatgatcaattaaaaaattatcttgaaaATGATCTACGAGAAATGATGAGAAACAAGGAACCAATTCTCGATCCTTATAAATCAGATGAGCAAATTGTTGAATATGACGATGAAAAGCTATC atttaatggaaaatttaatgattttattgtcGAACAATTATCATACTACGTTGTTAAGCGATCAAAtgtcaatatatttttaaaaaaagttgatattGAATTCCATTTTCCTACTATAATTTCTGATGGACTTTACGACATTCAAGCTCGTTATCAAAATATACCTTTAAAAGGCAACGGACACTTTAA tgtaactGTTAAAGACTTTACACTTTCTGTTGAAGCACGCATTAAAATATTAGGAACTATTCAATTAAAATCtcttaaactaaaaattggAGTGGGAAGTAttgaa TTTGCTTCAACAAACCAACAATTTGATAATGAAAAAGAGTCCAAAGAatggaatgaaaaaatttcaaaattgttaGAAACAATAATTGTTGATGATTCCATAACAGGGGATTTAGCTGCCGGAATAATGGCCGGTGTAAACGAATGGCTTCAAAACGATCTACTAAAGATCTCTCAACATGAGTAA